One window of Arthrobacter oryzae genomic DNA carries:
- a CDS encoding ROK family glucokinase, whose amino-acid sequence MHTPSPGAAPRPFRRTAAWRRRKPAGQEVLAASQTFREHLRLGRKGLAIGVDIGGTKVAAGVVDADGRILSQARRSTPGNDPRAVEQVIVELVEELSRGHRIWSVGIGAAGWMDLDGGTVLFSPHLAWRNEPLRDNLQRLLRRPVLLTNDADAAAWAEWRFGAGQGQNRLVCITLGTGIGGAMVMDGRVERGRFGVAGEFGHQIIMPGGHRCECGNRGCWEQYASGNALGREARELAAANSPVAQELLKAVDGQVDRITGVIVTELAKAGDPTSRELLEDVGEWLGLGLANLAAALDPGKFVIGGGLCDAGELLVAPARKAFARNLTGRGFRPAAEIALAALGPNAGLIGAADLSRVSSRMHG is encoded by the coding sequence ATGCATACTCCTTCGCCCGGCGCCGCGCCCAGACCCTTTCGACGGACGGCCGCCTGGCGGCGCAGGAAGCCTGCGGGGCAGGAAGTGCTGGCAGCAAGCCAGACCTTCCGTGAGCACCTCCGGCTGGGGCGCAAGGGCCTGGCCATCGGCGTCGATATCGGGGGCACCAAGGTTGCCGCCGGCGTAGTGGATGCCGACGGCAGGATCCTGAGCCAGGCAAGGCGCTCCACTCCGGGGAACGACCCCCGGGCAGTGGAACAGGTGATTGTGGAACTCGTGGAGGAGCTGAGCCGCGGCCACCGCATCTGGTCAGTGGGAATCGGCGCGGCCGGCTGGATGGACCTCGACGGCGGGACGGTGCTGTTCAGCCCGCACCTCGCCTGGCGCAATGAGCCCCTGCGGGACAACCTCCAGCGCCTGCTGCGCCGGCCGGTCCTCCTGACGAACGACGCCGACGCCGCCGCATGGGCGGAGTGGCGCTTTGGTGCCGGGCAGGGACAGAACCGGCTCGTGTGCATCACGCTCGGCACCGGCATCGGCGGTGCCATGGTGATGGACGGCCGGGTGGAGCGCGGACGTTTTGGCGTCGCGGGCGAATTCGGCCACCAGATCATCATGCCCGGCGGCCACCGCTGCGAATGCGGCAACCGCGGCTGCTGGGAACAATACGCATCCGGAAACGCCCTCGGCCGCGAAGCCCGCGAGCTGGCTGCCGCCAATTCGCCGGTTGCACAGGAACTCCTGAAGGCCGTGGACGGGCAGGTGGACCGGATTACCGGAGTCATCGTGACGGAACTGGCCAAGGCGGGGGACCCCACCTCCCGGGAACTGCTGGAGGACGTCGGAGAGTGGCTGGGGCTGGGGCTCGCCAACCTGGCGGCCGCATTGGATCCGGGCAAGTTCGTGATCGGCGGAGGCCTGTGCGACGCCGGCGAACTGCTGGTGGCGCCGGCCCGGAAGGCTTTTGCCCGGAACCTGACCGGCCGCGGATTCCGTCCGGCAGCCGAAATTGCCTTGGCAGCGCTGGGGCCCAACGCCGGGCTGATCGGCGCCGCAGACCTGTCCCGGGTCAGCAGCCGGATGCACGGCTAA
- a CDS encoding alpha/beta hydrolase: MSIADHSTLSTPFTGDGPSIGVAVSHGFTGSPHGVRAWAQSLAEAGFAVRMPLLPGHGTSWQELARTRWQDWYAAYDAAYLELEAECDHVFSAGLSMGGALALRVAALRPVAGTIVVNPGLVIDDPRAPLAGILKLVMKSTPAIANDILKPDTDEGAYPRTPVAAAHELNKMFKDTRRLLPRITAPVRVFRSTVDHVVSDSSILALRRGLTNAPLQVTALENSYHVATLDHDADRIFSGTADFIRAVVSGHGVAGNIDASPASPEGHSR; this comes from the coding sequence ATGAGCATCGCCGACCACAGCACTTTGAGTACCCCTTTCACCGGCGACGGGCCATCGATCGGCGTTGCGGTTTCCCACGGCTTTACCGGAAGCCCGCACGGCGTGCGGGCCTGGGCCCAATCGCTGGCCGAGGCCGGCTTTGCCGTGCGGATGCCCCTCCTGCCGGGGCACGGCACCAGCTGGCAGGAACTTGCCAGGACCCGCTGGCAGGACTGGTATGCCGCCTACGACGCCGCCTACCTGGAGCTCGAAGCGGAATGCGACCATGTGTTTTCGGCCGGCCTGTCCATGGGAGGGGCCCTGGCCCTGAGGGTGGCGGCGCTGCGCCCGGTGGCGGGCACGATTGTGGTCAACCCGGGCCTGGTCATTGACGATCCCCGGGCGCCGCTTGCCGGAATCCTGAAGCTGGTCATGAAAAGCACGCCGGCCATCGCGAACGACATCCTCAAACCGGACACGGACGAGGGCGCCTACCCGCGGACACCGGTGGCGGCGGCCCACGAGCTCAACAAGATGTTCAAGGACACCCGGCGGCTGCTTCCGCGGATCACCGCACCCGTGCGCGTGTTCCGCTCCACAGTGGACCATGTGGTGTCCGACTCGAGCATCCTGGCTCTGCGCCGGGGCCTCACCAACGCCCCGTTGCAGGTGACTGCCTTGGAAAACAGCTACCACGTGGCCACCCTGGACCATGATGCCGACCGGATCTTCAGCGGGACCGCGGACTTCATCCGCGCGGTCGTGTCCGGACACGGTGTTGCCGGAAACATCGACGCTTCCCCTGCCAGCCCTGAAGGACACAGCCGATGA
- a CDS encoding alpha/beta hydrolase — MRESSKPTVPAAFSYPGHGPNSRIGVAICHGFTGSPLSVMPWALHLAEQGFAVSVPLLPGHGTDWRELARSGWRDWSGAFEAAYLELADRTDTCYVAGLSMGGAVALRTASRHPVAGVVVVNPGLSFYDRRVRVIGILKYFQRTTLPIVEANPTAAVTDDGDYSQTPLAAVHQLKKLFAATRRGLPRVTAPVLVFKSDTDDVVPPTSLEMIRRRLGSAELQVVPLPHSGHVATLDNDAPAIFKDSTIFFHKHAPHHVPSETS; from the coding sequence ATGAGAGAAAGCAGCAAACCGACGGTGCCTGCCGCTTTCAGCTACCCCGGCCATGGACCCAACTCCCGGATCGGCGTTGCCATTTGCCACGGTTTCACCGGGAGTCCACTCAGCGTCATGCCATGGGCCCTGCACCTCGCGGAGCAGGGGTTCGCCGTCTCCGTCCCCCTCCTGCCCGGGCACGGGACTGACTGGCGCGAGCTGGCCCGTTCGGGCTGGCGTGACTGGTCCGGAGCGTTTGAGGCCGCCTATCTCGAACTCGCGGACCGGACCGACACCTGCTACGTAGCCGGGCTCTCCATGGGCGGCGCCGTCGCCCTGCGCACCGCGTCCCGCCACCCTGTGGCCGGCGTGGTCGTGGTCAATCCCGGGCTCAGCTTCTACGACCGCAGGGTTCGGGTCATCGGCATCCTGAAGTACTTCCAGCGGACCACCCTGCCGATCGTGGAGGCCAACCCCACCGCGGCCGTCACTGACGACGGCGACTATTCGCAGACTCCGCTGGCCGCTGTCCACCAGCTGAAGAAGCTTTTCGCTGCCACCCGCCGTGGATTGCCCCGTGTCACCGCCCCGGTCCTGGTGTTCAAGTCGGACACGGACGACGTCGTGCCGCCGACCTCCCTTGAAATGATCCGGCGCCGGCTGGGCTCGGCCGAGCTTCAGGTGGTGCCACTGCCCCACAGCGGACATGTGGCCACGCTGGACAACGACGCCCCTGCGATCTTCAAGGATTCGACCATCTTCTTCCACAAGCACGCGCCGCATCACGTACCTTCGGAGACATCATGA